The sequence below is a genomic window from Synergistaceae bacterium.
TTCTAAAGATATCCTTAAAACCCAACATCTTGTTTTCATCAACACCCAATAGTTTAGAGGCTATCCCACTTCTAAAACAAACATCTTTTATTGGTCTTCCTAGGCAGGCCAGCCCCACTAGAATAAGAACCTGCTCAGCTCTATTAGGAAGAACCGGCTCATGCTGGGCAGGGACCTTTATTGGAAGGTGCTTGGCTCCATCTGCTTCAACTAAAACATAGTCTGCTAGGTCCCTATACCTATCCAGCTCGTCTGAGATAAGGTCCTGCAGCTTGCCCTTTTCAATCCCAGAACCTATGGCAAGGCTATCAGCCTCTAAAAAAGCTTTCTCTACCTCTTCACACTTGGGATTTATCAAAAGCCTGTCCACTTGTCCTAGCTTAGGAGGAAATATTTTGGTGGTGGTAGTAACAAGAACCTTCTTGCCCTGGCCAGTTAGCTCCCTGACTAGCCAGTAAATAGTACTGGTCTTGCCTCCTCCCCC
It includes:
- the yqeC gene encoding putative selenium-dependent hydroxylase accessory protein YqeC, translating into MNNTKSLSQLLGIKEGITALVGGGGKTSTIYWLVRELTGQGKKVLVTTTTKIFPPKLGQVDRLLINPKCEEVEKAFLEADSLAIGSGIEKGKLQDLISDELDRYRDLADYVLVEADGAKHLPIKVPAQHEPVLPNRAEQVLILVGLACLGRPIKDVCFRSGIASKLLGVDENKMLGFKDIFRIIESPYGLSKGIEKGDRLVILNQSDLLSIEELDRLRNYVKDQVELTVILASLNDKRFEKIC